In one Solanum lycopersicum chromosome 11, SLM_r2.1 genomic region, the following are encoded:
- the LOC101264281 gene encoding RING-H2 finger protein ATL52 — MFLPCCFDLMAFFNRKMLEEHIFDVPKSVKCLSCTSYVCTNDCGDTYVPSDGPFFPPPPPPYVTSEKYHMPFYFIIMLCVFGAFFMFICYMIILRRSRSNSRPNNVSQFDETREDFVIDENLGPMLDHPIWYIRTVGLGQDVIDSITVFKYRKDEFLIDGSDCSVCLTEFEEDESLRLLPKCSHAFHIPCIDTWLRSHKNCPLCRAPIVSDNDTSPRMDRVVEVVSVGDDGSSTNDVDLELDEEGNNQEMRCGVVENVDEEEEEGRSTLDLSMKIPRVNVDGRRKGGRAFSDLVDQHRVVKEINDELQPARRSVSMDSSVARVIHLAMNEMNSKKFDQGCSSSKRGDRNSSLYKAMKSSSFGLSLQKVPIISMKRSFSTSGKCSLPTTSKIQDPRQTMLIIQQETEQSLFRSMFTLIQ, encoded by the exons ATGTTTCTTCCTTGTTGTTTTGATTTGATGGctttttttaatagaaagatGTTAGAAGAACATATATTTGATGTACCAAAAAGTGTTAAATGTTTGAGTTGTACATCATACGTTTGTACAAATGATTGTGGTGATACATATGTTCCAAGTGATGGTCCATTTTTTCCTCCACCTCCTCCTCCTTATGTGACAAGTGAAAAATACCATATGcccttttatttcatcataatgCTTTGTGTATTTGGGGCTTTTTTTATGTTCATATGTTATATGATTATACTTAGGAGGAGTAGGTCAAATTCAAGACCAAATAATGTTTCACAATTTGATGAGACTAGAGAGGATTTTGTTATAGATGAGAATTTGGGCCCAATGTTGGATCATCCGATTTGGTATATTCGCACTGTGGGACTCGGACAAGATGTTATTGATTCGATTACGGTGTTTAAGTATAGAAAAGATGAGTTTTTGATTGATGGGAGTGATTGTTCTGTTTGTTTGACTGAATTTGAGGAGGATGAGAGTTTAAGGTTGTTGCCTAAATGTAGTCATGCTTTTCATATTCCTTGTATTGATACTTGGTTAAGGTCACACAAGAATTGCCCCTTGTGTCGTGCTCCTATTGTCTCCGATAATGATACTTCTCCTCGGATGGATCGTGTTGTGGAAGTTGTAAGTGTAGGTGATGATGGCTCTAGTACGAATGATGTTGATCTTGAATTGGATGAAGAGGGGAATAATCAAGAAATGAGGTGTGGAGTAGTTGAAAATGTTgatgaggaggaggaggaagggAGATCAACGCTGGACTTATCGATGAAAATTCCACGAGTTAATGTTGATGGAAGGAGGAAAGGGGGTCGTGCTTTTAGCGATTTGGTTGATCAACATAGAGTAGTGAAGGAGATCAACGATGAACTACAACCTGCACGAAGATCGGTCTCAATGGATTCCTCTGTTGCTCGAGTGATTCACCTCGCGATGAACGAGATGAATTCGAAGAAATTTGATCAAGGGTGTTCGAGTTCAAAGAGAGGAGATAGAAATTCGAGTTTGTATAAAGCAATGAAGAGTTCTTCCTTTGGACTTTCATTGCAAAAAGTTCCTATAATTAGTATGAAAAGGTCTTTTTCTACTAGTGGAAAGTGTTCATTGCCTACAACTAGCAAGATTCAAGATCCAAGACAAACAAT gTTAATAATACAGCAAGAGACGGAGCAAAGTTTATTTCGCTCGATGTTTACACTAATCCAATGA
- the LOC101264779 gene encoding transcription factor bHLH96-like, translated as MALETVVFQQDPFNYSHKDCNFYNLETFHDYGNFGYEGYNWNSSIPQSYNDDDNNNNINNNNSNSSPDKYFPVESTVVSGRRKRRRTKCAKNEEEIHNQRMTHIAVERNRRRQMNDYLAVLRSLMPPSYAQRGDQASIVGGAINFVKELEQLLQFLEAHKQVITTNQQHIQYSSFSKFFTFPQYSTSNNNHPLAAATSNEGSEERRSAVADIEVTMVESHANVKVLSRRRPKQLLKIVNWLQAMCLTILHLSVTTADHMVLYTFSVKVEENCELNTVSEIASAVHEMVAMIKEEAMPC; from the exons atggctCTTGAAACTGTTGTTTTCCAACAAGATCCTTTCAATTATAGCCACAAAGATTGTAATTTTTACAATCTTGAAACTTTTCATGATTATGGTAATTTTGGCTATGAGGGGTATAATTGGAATTCTTCAATACCACAAAGTTACAACGACGacgataacaacaacaatatcaataataataatagtaattctTCGCCGGATAAATATTTTCCGGTGGAGAGTACGGTGGTTTCAGGACGGAGAAAAAGGCGGCGGACAAAATGCGCGAAAAACGAGGAAGAAATACATAATCAAAGGATGACTCACATTGCCGTCGAGAGAAATCGTCGACGGCAAATGAACGATTACCTCGCCGTACTCCGGTCGTTAATGCCGCCGTCTTACGCTCAACgg GGTGACCAAGCATCAATTGTTGGAGGCgcaattaattttgttaaagaACTTGAACAACTCCTCCAATTTTTGGAAGCACATAAACAAGTTATTACGACTAACCAGCAACATATTCAGTATAGTTCGTTCTCTAAATTTTTCACGTTCCCTCAATATTCTACGAGTAATAACAATCACCCGTTGGCGGCCGCCACCAGCAACGAGGGGTCGGAAGAGAGACGGTCGGCGGTCGCGGATATCGAGGTGACCATGGTGGAAAGTCATGCAAATGTTAAGGTGTTATCAAGAAGAAGACCAAAACAATTGTTGAAAATTGTTAATTGGTTACAAGCAATGTGCCTGACTATACTTCACCTTAGTGTTACAACAGCTGATCATATGGTACTTTACACATTTAGTGTCAAG GTGGAAGAAAATTGTGAGCTAAATACAGTGAGTGAGATAGCAAGTGCTGTACATGAAATGGTGGCCATGATTAAGGAGGAGGCTATGCCTTGTTGA